The following are encoded in a window of bacterium BMS3Abin08 genomic DNA:
- the cysG gene encoding siroheme synthase — protein sequence MSYYPVFLNLEDKSCVVIGGGAVAERKILALLDTGASVRVISPDVTGKIAALGAGGTIKHEARVYRDGDLKGAFLVIAATSDMEVNRKVFQEAGDVPVNVVDVPELCSFIVPSVIKRGPLVIAISTSGVSPALSKTIREELEGLYCEELEQVLDFMENVRKRIKDKGMDSDRRAEIFKKIGSRETLKILRNSGPGGVKDFIRMILRRERIEL from the coding sequence GTGAGTTACTATCCCGTCTTTCTTAATCTCGAAGATAAAAGCTGTGTCGTCATCGGCGGCGGTGCAGTCGCTGAGAGAAAGATCCTTGCTCTCCTCGATACAGGCGCCTCCGTACGGGTAATAAGCCCTGACGTCACAGGCAAAATAGCAGCCCTGGGGGCTGGAGGCACTATCAAACATGAGGCGAGGGTTTATAGGGATGGTGATCTCAAGGGGGCTTTCCTCGTTATTGCGGCAACATCGGATATGGAGGTAAACCGGAAGGTATTTCAGGAAGCGGGAGACGTTCCGGTAAATGTGGTTGATGTTCCCGAACTCTGTTCATTTATAGTTCCCTCTGTAATAAAGAGGGGTCCACTTGTTATAGCCATCTCAACATCCGGGGTGAGTCCCGCCCTTTCGAAGACTATAAGGGAAGAACTGGAGGGGTTGTACTGTGAAGAGCTGGAGCAGGTACTCGATTTTATGGAAAACGTCAGAAAGAGGATCAAAGACAAGGGTATGGATTCTGATAGACGTGCTGAAATTTTTAAAAAGATCGGCAGCAGAGAGACCCTTAAGATCTTGAGAAACTCCGGCCCCGGGGGGGTTAAAGACTTCATTAGAATGATTTTGCGCCGGGAGCGGATTGAGTTGTGA
- the bamD gene encoding outer membrane protein assembly factor BamD precursor, translating to MKRFVVVIIVFSFFLSCSGKKALRPENFDPKVWLRNADKLIKSEDFEEARKLLFEVKNRDLTKKYAPIAQLKIAESYEAEEQPDSAVKEYKRFIRLYPDHAQASYAQYKIAMVYYKQIDSPDKGAGGARKALEEFQKLLRKYPRNPYREAVQLRIRKCKNLIADYEMIVGKFYYKKGAYPAAVDRFKGLIENFPGYRGLPEVLYLIGSSYKELGKPGLSRKYLDELVKNYPDSAFAEKAEKVISSLKK from the coding sequence ATGAAAAGATTTGTCGTAGTAATAATTGTATTTTCTTTTTTCCTTTCCTGTTCCGGGAAAAAGGCCCTCAGACCGGAAAACTTCGATCCGAAGGTCTGGCTGAGGAATGCAGATAAACTGATTAAAAGCGAGGACTTTGAAGAGGCAAGGAAACTCCTCTTTGAGGTAAAAAACAGGGACCTCACGAAAAAGTATGCCCCTATTGCGCAGCTTAAAATCGCTGAATCTTACGAGGCGGAGGAACAGCCCGATTCGGCAGTGAAAGAATATAAGCGGTTCATCAGGCTCTACCCCGACCACGCTCAGGCTTCGTATGCGCAGTACAAGATCGCCATGGTCTACTACAAGCAGATTGATTCACCCGACAAGGGCGCCGGTGGAGCAAGAAAGGCCCTTGAGGAGTTTCAGAAACTGCTCAGGAAATACCCGAGAAACCCTTACAGAGAGGCCGTCCAGTTGCGGATCAGGAAGTGTAAAAACCTGATTGCCGACTATGAGATGATAGTTGGTAAGTTCTATTACAAGAAAGGGGCGTATCCTGCCGCTGTAGACCGGTTTAAGGGCCTTATCGAGAACTTTCCCGGGTACAGGGGCTTGCCGGAAGTCCTTTATCTGATAGGCAGCTCTTATAAGGAACTGGGAAAGCCCGGTCTTTCAAGAAAGTATCTCGACGAGCTTGTTAAAAACTACCCCGACAGTGCCTTTGCTGAAAAGGCTGAAAAAGTCATCTCTTCACTCAAGAAGTGA